ctcccagagtgctgggattccaggcgtgagccaccgtacccagctctGTTCTGCATCTTAGTGTAAGGCAACCCATTTAGGGGAACGTGGTTTCCCGAGCTATTTGGATTGAATGGTGATCGAAGTACCACTGGGCTCTGGCCTCCTTCGGTCAGGGCCTAGCCTGGGGTGGGACAGGCAACCAAAGCTGCTCTGTGCCCTGGCTGGGCCTCAGTCTCTCTCAGAGGCAGATAAAGAATGGACCTCCCTGCAGAGTGATGCCCCTGTGCCCATGGCCCACAGCCAGTGTGGCCCCCAGTGCCCTGAATCTTGCCCACAGTCCAGGAGAAGAGCCCTGCTTGATTTCTGCTGGTTGACTCCCAACACCTCATCTCCCCCGACTCAGGCCGCCATGCATGAAGGATGCTTTCTAGCCACAGAGAGATGAACTCAGTTGTGGATGGAGGCTTTTCAATTCTAATAGAGGAACCAAGAAATGTCCCCTCTGAAAGGAGAAGTGTGTCACTGCATGGGCTCCAGACACATGTACCCCACCTCTGTCTCCAGTTGAGTGCCCATTCTCTGGAAATCCACAAACATTCCAAGAGCTGGACTTCTCCTGAATCATCTCAAATTCTTCAATCTCCACTGGTCTAGTGAAGGATGTGGGGAGGTGACAGAAGGCGGGGCAAGACCCCCAGGGAGGTTAAATTAGTCACTGCCACCCTCAACTCTCAGCAAGGGTGTCTCCCTGAGCAGAGGGACCTACATGCACAGACTCCCTCCTGGACTTCTGGCACCATGGTCCCACTGAAGATGCTGGCCCTGGTCACCCTCCTCCTGGGGGCTTCTCTGCAGCACATCCATGCAGGTGAGAGCAGGGAAAGGTGGCCAGGGGCAGGCACTGGGAGGACAGGAATTGGGGGCATGAAAACCAccaaagcaacacacacacacacatttgtgtatTGTTGACACCCCACCTACTCCCACCCCACAAAAAGACCTGAGAAGCCCACAGCACTAGGATTTTGAGGGAAACGAGCAGAGAAAAATGTCGATGGTGTTGATGATGTCCCAGCTCTTGCAGGTGGGCTTGGTAAGGACCAACATGAGCACATCTCGAGCTGCAATGGCTGTGAGGTTGGGATTCAACAGCTGTAGTTGtgcaatggaaaaagaaagattctcaaaattatttattagcaTCTATTTTATTAACAGGTTTTATGCACAATGAGAGAATCAGCATAAAGCTTCCAAGAGCATGTAaaaaagagtttcttttttttgagatggagtctctcactctgtcacccaggctagagtgcaatggcgtgatcttggttcactgcaacctctgcctcccaggtacaagcgattctcctacctcggccttctgagcagctgggattgtaggtacctgccaccatgcggggctaattttgtgttttttgtagagatggggttttaacatattggtcaggctggtctcgaactcctgacctcaagcaacccaccagactgggcctcccaaagtcctgggattacaggcatgagccactgcgcctggcctaaaaaacAGATTCTTATATTAGGTTAGGAAAGGAAAGATGAAATAAGGTTGCCAGGCATAGACACACAGgactacacacagacacacacacacgtgggcACTCACAGGACACACAGGATCccccacagacacactcagacaTACATACCCACAAACACACAGGATCCCCACAGCATACACAGAGGCCTCACACATACTGGtgtacattcacacacacacatatacataggcAGTGACACATGCAGTCACCACACAGATGCACACGTGGACACGCACATGCCAACCttccacagacacacccagggcTCCCACAAAACACAGGCAGACACTCAcagacaccccaccctgcttcctcTCCCTGCAGCTCGAGGGACCAATGTTGGCCGAGAGTGCTGCCTGGAGTACTTCAGGGGAGCCATTCCCCTTAGAAAGCTGTCTACTTGGTATAGGACCTCCCAGGACTGTAACCGGAAAGCCATTGTGTAAGTGCCCCTGGTCCCACCCCTGCTTCTCTGGGCCAAGCATGGGGACAAGTGGACCCTGAAGCTCCCAGAAAGGCCACCGGGAAACAGGGATGATACAGTGGGGACCTTCCTCCCCAACCCCTACAGGCTCCTTGGGGCAGTTCATGCACCCATGCTGTGGGACCCAAAAGGGCTGCAGGGCATCAAGTCCAACCTGTTCCTTGATTGTGGTGAAATCGAGGCCCTGGGAGGGATGAActccccaggtcacacagctggtcaggGGCAATGCGGTCACCTCCCCTGGCCTGGGCCTGAGCCCTCCCCACAGTCCCCACGTCTCAGGCTCTAGGCCGTCTTGGGGCAGTCTGAGGGGTGGTAGTCTGAGCCCTCCCCACAGTCCCCACATCACAGGCTCTAAGCCATCTTGTGGCAGTCTGACAAGGTCCTGCAGCCCTGGCTCCCTGTGAGGGTCCAGATCACTCAGGACAGAGCCTGATGTCCCAGACCTGCCACCAAGGCCCCAGGTGACTACAGCAACTTCCTGCCCCTCTTGGAGTCTTGGAATCCTGCTCAGCACAGGATGGGGCCATCCTGGGGACTCTGGGGCCCTTCTCCCTCTGACATCCCTGGGAACATCCTCTCTCTGTGTAGGCTTGTGACCGTCCAGGGCAGGGCTATCTGTTCGGACCCCGAGGACCAGAGTGTGAAGAAGGCACTTAAATACCTGCGAAGCCTGCAGAGGTCTCGAAGCCTCCTCACCTGGGACTCCTGACTGTCTCCTGGGACCACCCGGTACCTCCAGCATCTGTGTTCACCACCCCAACCCCGAGTGCCTGGGTCCAAGGGAGGCCTTCCAAGGACAAAGAAGAGCCACACGGAGGAAGATCCCAACCCCTTGTCTGAACTGGAGCCTTGGGCACAGAAGGGCCCAGATTAAATTCTTTCTGCTCAGTCTGTGTCAGTGTGTCCGTCCCCACAGCGCAGGACGCGGTTCCACTCCCGCCTGTCACACTGGGAGGGTCCTCAGAGAACATCTGGTCCTTCCCTGCGCAGGTCggaaagagaaactgaggctgagaggggCACGTGGCTTCCACAGACCACGAACCAGTGAGGGGAGGCCCTGGTGAGAGGCCcgggcaggggcagggctggcAGGTTCCTGGGAGGCGGCAGCTGGATTCTCTGTCTGAGGTCTTCCAGTTTCTCCCCAGCCCAGTTCCTGCTCTTGCCCCACGTGGAGCTGGGGACAAGCTTCCTTGAGGTGCTGGAATCAATTCCACAGACTGGCCAGGACCCTCCCGCAGGCCGCAGCTCCGCCCAGTGCTGGGGAGCCCCCTGGCGGAGGGTGGGGGATCCTGCAGCCCCGTCCCTGCCTCCCCTGCACTCACTGCAGGCCCGCTGGCCCGGCTCCTCCGGGTCCTGGCTCCCTCTCCCCACTCAAACTGCAGACCAGCTCCGGGGCGAGCCGGCTCTGTGGGTCCTGGGCCCTTATGCGGGCCCTGGGTCCTCTGCCTGCAGCTACCCTCCCAGCCCCCTCCAACCGCAGGTAGGAGGGTGCCAAGCGGCCGCCGTTCCTCCTGACTGAAGTGTGATCCCCGCCTCCCTGGCTGACCCCCAGCCCAGTTCAGCCGCACCCAGCCTGCAGGAATCCGGCCCAGTACAGCCCCCCACCGACTAGCTCCCCCAGCTCGTGGGGACTGCCCTGCAGCCGACCCCTGCTCCGCCTGGTTCTCCCATTGGTTCGTGTgtgggcgggggaggggggcagTCGCAGCTCCTCCATTAGGTTGAGAGCTCCGTGAGCCACTCCGGGCACGTCGCACCCCTGTGCTCAAAAATATGGGGATTGCAGGCTCCGGacaccccacccccaggcccctcTGCCCAGGCTCAGCTGAGGGCTGAACACAGTGTGCAGCGGGGGAGGAATCAGGCCTTCGTGTCCCagttctctctcactctcccagCCAGCGATGCGGCCGTGGCTTGTCTCTCTGAACACAGTTTGGCGGCAGGGTCGTGGGTCCTTCTCTTCCGAAGACCCTGTGGCAGGCGTTGCTTAGCGGGGCGGCGGTTAGGTCAATTTCCAGGCCTGGCTGGGAATTCTGCCCCCTTGTGGCCAGTCAGCTCGTTGCAGGGAAGATGACAACGCAAGTTCACTTTCCAATATGGGCAGGAATAGAATAAGAACAGCAAAATGAGGTTGATAAAGCCAGTAAACTGGCCTATCTGTGACTCTAGGGTCTCTTCGGCTGCAAGTGGGCTCTTCTCCTGTCCTGATGCCGAGGAATATCTCTCGAACAACTGCCTCAGACCCAGAGCCCTAGGGGTGGCCCAGTCTGAGTTCATGGAAAATCGTTCTCCGAATCCGCCGGGTGGAGGAAGGATGATCTAAAAACAGAGGGAAGCAAGGAGAAAGAAGGCTTTAAGACAACAAAGGCCAGCGACGGTCGGGGCCTGGACCCCTGCACCGTGCAGGCTAGAGCTGGAAGGACGctcagagtgcaatggtgcaatctctgctccctgcaccctccccctcccaggttcaagcaattctcctgcctcaccctcccaagtagctgggattacaggcgcctgccaccacacctggctatttttttttttttttttttttagtagagacagggtttgaccatgttggtcaggctccttgacctcatgtgatccacctgcctcagcctcccaaagttctgggattacaggcacaagccaccgtgcctggcctccaacaaactttgtttaaaaaagcaagacccttGTTTTCCCCTGCTGAAATCCTACTCAGAAGCCCATATTGTAAGCTTAGATAAATAGAGGGGCCGTGGAGGCCCTTGAGGAGGTGGGGAGTTGCCAGAGGGTCCCTAAAGGTGAGATAGGTGGGGGCATGGCATAAAGGCAGGAAGAGGTGGATCCAGGACTGGCAACAAAATGCAGGATTCGGAATCCAAGTATTCATGAGCAGCATCCGGTGCAAGGTGGGAGATGGTGAGATGCAAGAGGCAGGACAGCTGCCATGTTCCCCTGGGATATTTTAAGGAAGTGTGACTTAGAGACTACGGTGATtggagagcagggagggagggaaaaagaggaatGGGCAGGTTGGGGTGAAAAGTCAGGAGGGGCGCCAGTCTTACCTTGCTTCTTCCACCTGGTAGGtgcctcccctcttccctcaccttccccaccccagctttttttattttttttttttttcagatggagtctggctctgtcacccacgctggaatgcaatggcgcgatcttggctcactgcaacctctgtctcctgggttcaagcgattcttatgcttcagcctcctgagtagctgggatcatataggtgcatgccaccacacctggctactttttgtatttttagaagagacagggttttaccatgttggccaggctggtctccaactcctgagctcaagtgatctgcccgcctcggtctcccaaagtgctgggattgcaggcgtgagccaccattctgAAACCCAGTTTGTCAAGTCAGTGTTGCCTCCACACAGCCAGCAGACCAGCCCTGGTCTCTCTGGTTGCATCTGATCCTCAGCTGTGTGTCCTCCACCTGCTCCCAGCACTCACCTCCATCTAATCCTGACCACACGCTGCCCCTTGTAATTGGAGCCCCTTGTAATTGGAGCTGCTTGCGTGATTTACCCAATAAACTCATGGGCAGGTATTTGGGTCAGGACAGTACTCATTTATGAGGAGGGGAAAAAAGCTTTATGCATAGTGTATATTTGATTTATACATTTTCATCAATGCTGCTTGGGTGAATTCCACCAGGGTGAGAGAAATTTCCTGGGGAGCTCTAACACCTGGGCTTGAAACATCACATCTTGGAGCGTGGAAATTAGAATTGGATTGTTCTCCAAGGACCCACTAGAGGGCATTCTGCTCTTAGGAGGAAGTTGCAAGACTGATGGGCCAGAGGCCCCAACCCCACTAGCAGGACTCTGGCCCCATCACTGTACCCAGGGGCTGGGATCAGCCACATCGGTTGAAGCTGCACTAGGCCTTGGGGCAGGGGTGTCTGTAGCTGGCCAGCCCTCCTTTTGGGGGTACAGAAGCAAAGAAACCACCCATTACACTGCCTAGGGTTTGCTGGATGAAGAGGAAGAAGCAAGAAACGCTGCGGGAACTAGCAGGGCCACTAACTCCAGACGCAACCTGGGCCGGGGTGTTTAACTGTGTTTTCTTAGAGACTGTATTTGGGATCCATTTATCACAGGACCAAATCACAGAGCCAAAGGCATTTATACTTCCCCTGCAAGCCAGTTTTTGCAAGTGTTTGAAAATAATGACAGTTACAAACCCTCCAACCAATCCCGCTCATAGTTCCACCAACCACCTCTATGTAACTCTCACACCAAGCCAGTATTTCCCCTGCCCGAAATCACCCAGATCCGGGTAGGGACAGCCAGGGACAGCCAGGGACAGCCCCTATGCCCAAGGCCCTCTGGAATTATTTCAACTAGCCAGACCTGGGCTgcttccctgccctgccttgcccttcaGGTGGAAGCCCCACGAAAGGCTGTGGTCTATACGGTTCTGATCCTTCCTTTCAGCCTCCTGACCAAACTTGGTGCTTCCCCTGTGGCCCCGCATGTGTGGCCCTGTGTGTGTGGCCCTCTGTGTGTGGTCCTATATGTGTGGTCCTGCATGTGTGGCCCTGTGTGTGTGGTCCTGCGTGTGTGGTCCTGTGTCTGTGGCCCCGCGTGTGTGGTCCTGTGTGTGTGGCTTCACATGTGTGGTCCTGTGTGTGTGGCATGCCCTGTTCTCTTGGGAGATGCAAGTAATAAAATCTTCTTTCAGTGGCCTCAGTTGCTCTGTGTTGTCACTCAGTCACCTCCATCAATTCAAATCCTGTGggtacatttaaaactttttttttttttttttgagacagagtttcgctcttgttacccaggctggagtgcaatggcgcgatctcggctcactgcaacctccgcctcctgggttcaggcaattcccctgactcagcctcccaagtagctgggattacaggcacacgccaccatgcccagctaattttttgtatctttagtagagacggggtttcaccattttgaccaggatggtctcgatctcttgacctcatgatccacccgcctcggcctcccaaagtgctgggattacatgcttgagccacggtgcccggcctaaaattttttaaactgatacacaataattgtacatgtttatggggCAAATGTGATACTTGACACAGGCATACAATGGGTAATGATCAGATCAAGGTAAtcaggatatccatcacctcgaACATTTACCATTTCACtctgttgggaacatttcaaatcttctcttctagctattttgaaatatacaataggccaggcatagtggctcacgcctgtaatcccagcactctgggaggccgaggtgggaggcccctcgagcccaggagtttgagaccagcctgggcaacatagtgagactcagtcttcacgaaatacaaaaaacagccaggtgttgTAATgtgtgcctgtgctcccagctacccgggaggctgaggtgggaagatcacttgagcacagcaggtcgcggctgcagtgagccatgatggtgccactgcactctagttggagtgacagagggagaccctgtctcaaaaagaagaaaaaaaggctgcggtggctcacacctgtcatcccagcactttgggaggccaaggcaagtggatcaactgaggtcaggagtttgagaccagcctggccaacatggtgaaaccccatctctactaaaaatacaaaaaaattagccaggtgtggtggtgggtgcctgtaatcccagctgctcgggaggctgaggcaggagaataacttgagcatgggtgaggtttcagtgagccgagattgcaccattgcactccagcctgggcaagaagagtgaaactccatctcaaaaaaagaaagaaaagaaaaatacaattaacTGTTCACtacagtcaccctactgtgcagTCAAGCACTGGGAATTATTCCTTCTCTCCAACTGTTTGTATCCACCACCAATCGCTCTCCATTACCCCGTCTCCCCAGAATAgaactatatgatccagcaatcctaccactaggcatttatccaaaggaaaagaaatcaatatatcagaGGGACacctgcacccccatgtttattgtagcaatcttcacaataggaaagatatggaatcaacctgtgtcCGTCAATGGAGGAACGAATAAAGAAGTGTGGTATGTGTACACAACGGAGTgctcttcagccataaaaagaaggcagtcctgtcatttgcagcaaaatggatggatagtcattatgttaagtgaaataagccaggcccagaaagacaaatgtctCATACTATCCCTCATATATGGAGCTAAAAAAGTTTATCTTTGACATTTTAACACAAAGTGTCACGGATCTGTTTCGAGTCTCCGCTTTGCCACCAACTGGCCATTGGACCTGGACACATGCACCTCACCTTCCTGAGCCTACTTCTCTATGAAGTGATGGAACTGGACCTTCTCTGACCTGTTTGGGGATGTGCCAATATGGCTGCTTCTCCTCCTCTCACATTGCCCTTAGGGGACCACAGTCTTAGAAAACCTGCCGTTGCCTCATAATTGAACTGCTGTCACCTGGATATTCCCCTTGCCCTTCTCCAAAGCCAGCATGGCAACCACAGAGGTCAAATAGACAAGTAAAGGGACCAGGGCTTTGTTAAGAAGTCAGCCCTTGTCTAAGCATGGCGACTcacactgtaatctcagcactttgggaggccgaggcgggcaaatcacttgaggtcaggagtttgagaccagcctgaccaacatggtgaagctctgtcagcagtaaaaatacaaaaattagctgggcatgatggcacacgcctataatcccaactacctgggagaccgaggcaggaggattgcttgaacctgggaggcagaggctgcagtaagccgagatctgcACTCcgggctgggcaacagagtgagactctgtctcaaaaacaaacaaaaaaatcctgacCAGTACTCCTCTAAATGATCAAGCTCACCCAAAAcgaggaaagtctgagaaactgtcacagccaacaAGTCAGCCTTCAAAGGACTTATTTAGCCTTTGCTCATCTATGTTCACAGTGGAGTATTTACTATAGCACAAAGCTGGAAACAGCCCAGCTGTTCATCAGCAGAGGAACAGATAAGCCAAAGTGGTGTAACCATACAAAGAAGATTATTCTGCCCTAAACAGGATGGAGCACAGATACACCCTATGGGTGAACCTCGGAAAcactgtggtaagtaaagaagcCCCGCAGAAGATCACACGGTGTCTA
The Callithrix jacchus isolate 240 chromosome 20, calJac240_pri, whole genome shotgun sequence genome window above contains:
- the CCL17 gene encoding C-C motif chemokine 17 produces the protein MVPLKMLALVTLLLGASLQHIHAARGTNVGRECCLEYFRGAIPLRKLSTWYRTSQDCNRKAIVLVTVQGRAICSDPEDQSVKKALKYLRSLQRSRSLLTWDS